A single genomic interval of Methanooceanicella nereidis harbors:
- the psmB gene encoding archaeal proteasome endopeptidase complex subunit beta, with product MEDKQYKGTTTIGIICDEGIVLATERRATMGNLIASRDAQKIYKISDNIAMTIAGSVGDGQRLARILQVEAKLFELRRHGPMTVNALSMLLSNILAETKFAPFYVQILIGGVDRTGSNIYSLDPLGGRIEEKKFVSTGSGSPIAYGVLEDRFKPKMTIEEGVELATRALESAMKRDSASGNGIQIVIITKEKFEMFEKEVSREVLGA from the coding sequence ATGGAAGATAAACAGTACAAAGGCACCACCACTATCGGAATAATATGTGATGAGGGGATAGTCCTTGCGACAGAAAGAAGGGCGACGATGGGAAATCTTATCGCCAGCAGGGACGCGCAGAAGATCTATAAGATCTCTGACAATATCGCAATGACCATCGCAGGTTCCGTCGGTGATGGACAAAGGCTAGCAAGGATCCTGCAGGTAGAGGCAAAACTGTTCGAACTCAGGCGCCATGGACCGATGACCGTAAATGCGCTGTCTATGCTCCTGTCCAACATCCTCGCTGAGACAAAATTCGCACCGTTCTATGTCCAGATATTGATAGGCGGTGTCGACAGGACCGGATCGAATATCTACTCTTTAGACCCGCTTGGCGGCAGGATAGAGGAGAAAAAGTTCGTCTCAACAGGTTCCGGTTCACCGATCGCTTATGGTGTCCTTGAGGACCGCTTTAAGCCGAAAATGACCATTGAAGAAGGTGTCGAGCTTGCGACGAGGGCGCTGGAGTCCGCGATGAAGAGAGACTCTGCATCAGGCAATGGTATACAGATAGTAATAATCACTAAGGAAAAGTTTGAGATGTTCGAGAAGGAGGTAAGCAGGGAAGTACTCGGTGCTTAA
- a CDS encoding beta-CASP ribonuclease aCPSF1 produces the protein MAIEDVLNELKSKIVDKLPKGINVSSLEFEGPELVIYTTDPKAFADNGDIIRSIAKDLRKRVVVRPDPRMLAEPEEAIKRIKEIVPAESGVSNHYFDTDTGEVIIEAEKPGLVIGRHGSTLREITKHIGWTPKVVRTPPIESSTVKDIRQYLRSVKEERKTILKGIGRKIHRPISNKDQWIRITTLGGCKEVGRSSFLLSTPESKVLIDCGVNTGAESNGTPYLYVPEVSPLSQLDAVVLTHAHLDHSGLIPLLYMYGYEGPVYMTPPTRDLMALLQLDYIEVANREGKRPPYESALIRETLKHTITLNYGDVTDIAPDIRLTFYNSGHILGSGIAHFHIGEGLYNVAFTGDFKYEKTRLFDPAVNQFPRIETIIMESTYGGMHDMQPARRDAETELQHIVKTTLSRGGKVLIPTFAVGRSQEVMIVLEEAIRKGIIDNVPVYLDGMIWEATAIHTTYPEYLNVELQDMIFHKGQNPFLSPAFVRVDSSQKREKILQDPSPCIVLATSGMMNGGPVMEYLKMYGPDKRNTLVFVGYQAEGTLGRRIQKGWTEIPMSTNGKTEVMKINMEVATVDGFSGHSDRRQLMEYVKRMEPRPERIITNHGDENKCLDLASSIYKKHKLETRSPMNLETIRLI, from the coding sequence ATGGCAATCGAAGATGTTTTAAACGAATTAAAATCTAAAATCGTAGATAAACTGCCAAAAGGCATAAACGTATCCAGCCTTGAGTTTGAGGGCCCTGAGCTTGTGATATACACGACCGACCCGAAAGCGTTCGCAGATAACGGCGACATAATCAGGTCGATAGCAAAGGACCTCCGCAAGAGGGTAGTGGTCAGGCCGGACCCAAGGATGCTGGCCGAACCCGAAGAGGCTATCAAAAGAATAAAGGAGATAGTCCCTGCGGAATCGGGAGTGTCTAACCATTACTTTGATACCGACACGGGAGAGGTCATAATCGAAGCTGAAAAGCCCGGTCTTGTCATAGGCAGGCATGGCTCGACGCTAAGGGAGATAACCAAGCATATCGGCTGGACGCCCAAGGTCGTCCGGACGCCTCCGATCGAATCCTCGACCGTGAAGGACATAAGGCAGTACTTACGAAGCGTAAAGGAAGAGAGAAAGACTATTTTGAAGGGTATTGGTAGGAAGATACACAGGCCCATCTCCAACAAGGACCAGTGGATCAGGATAACTACCCTGGGCGGCTGCAAAGAAGTCGGTAGAAGCTCCTTTTTATTGAGCACGCCTGAAAGTAAAGTTCTTATTGACTGCGGCGTCAACACGGGCGCAGAGAGCAATGGCACGCCATATCTCTATGTCCCGGAGGTCAGCCCGCTGTCACAGCTCGACGCAGTAGTCCTGACTCATGCTCATCTTGACCACAGCGGCCTTATCCCGCTATTATACATGTATGGTTACGAAGGGCCTGTGTACATGACACCGCCGACGAGGGACTTGATGGCCCTTTTGCAGCTCGACTATATCGAAGTGGCTAACAGGGAAGGAAAGAGGCCCCCGTACGAGTCGGCACTTATCCGCGAGACGTTAAAGCACACCATAACTCTGAACTATGGCGACGTCACGGATATAGCCCCGGACATAAGGCTTACTTTCTATAATTCCGGCCACATCCTTGGTTCGGGAATCGCGCACTTCCACATAGGGGAAGGCCTCTACAACGTCGCTTTCACAGGCGACTTCAAGTATGAGAAGACAAGGCTTTTTGACCCGGCAGTTAACCAGTTCCCCAGGATAGAGACCATCATCATGGAATCCACTTACGGAGGCATGCATGACATGCAGCCTGCAAGAAGGGATGCCGAGACCGAGCTTCAGCACATAGTCAAGACCACGCTTTCAAGAGGCGGAAAGGTACTGATACCCACATTCGCTGTGGGAAGAAGCCAGGAAGTCATGATAGTCCTTGAGGAAGCGATCAGGAAGGGCATTATCGATAACGTCCCGGTATATCTTGACGGTATGATATGGGAAGCCACGGCTATCCATACGACATATCCGGAGTACCTTAACGTCGAACTACAGGACATGATTTTCCATAAGGGCCAGAACCCGTTCCTGTCACCTGCTTTCGTTCGTGTCGACTCTTCGCAGAAACGTGAGAAGATCCTTCAGGACCCGTCGCCATGTATAGTGCTGGCGACATCAGGCATGATGAATGGCGGACCGGTCATGGAATACCTGAAAATGTACGGGCCTGACAAGCGTAACACGCTCGTATTCGTAGGTTACCAGGCAGAAGGCACGCTCGGAAGACGCATACAGAAGGGATGGACAGAGATCCCTATGTCCACTAACGGAAAGACCGAAGTGATGAAGATCAACATGGAGGTCGCGACTGTGGACGGATTCTCAGGTCACTCGGACCGGAGGCAACTGATGGAATATGTCAAGCGCATGGAACCGAGGCCGGAGAGGATCATAACGAATCACGGCGACGAGAACAAGTGTCTGGACCTTGCAAGCTCGATCTACAAGAAGCACAAGCTTGAGACCAGGTCACCGATGAACCTGGAAACTATAAGGCTGATATAA
- the mtnP gene encoding S-methyl-5'-thioadenosine phosphorylase, which yields MPRLAIIGGSGFYRMTCAAIKGKKTISTKYGDVTVSIYENEKGEDFVFLPRHGECHICAPHRIDYRANIMALKELGVERIIGVVSVGSLKEHIKPGSFVLLDQFIDFTKARPSTFYDEEGFVVHTDVTEPYCPEIRDSILSSMPGDIPLHEKGTYVCAEGPRFETAAEIKMFAMLGGDVVGMTNVPECVLARELGMCYAAIAVVTNYAAGISKTPISHEEVLDEMRKVECVLHEYVVDRLFSIPVHSKCSCSMAASRMC from the coding sequence CCGGATGACCTGTGCCGCCATTAAAGGAAAAAAGACCATCTCAACGAAATATGGTGATGTCACTGTAAGTATATACGAAAATGAAAAAGGAGAAGATTTCGTTTTTTTACCGCGTCACGGTGAATGCCATATTTGCGCCCCTCACAGAATAGATTATCGTGCAAACATCATGGCATTGAAAGAGTTAGGCGTGGAACGCATAATAGGTGTGGTATCGGTTGGCAGCCTGAAGGAACACATTAAGCCGGGAAGCTTTGTCCTTCTCGATCAGTTCATTGATTTTACGAAAGCAAGGCCGTCCACGTTCTATGACGAGGAAGGCTTCGTGGTACATACAGATGTCACGGAACCATACTGCCCCGAGATACGCGACAGCATCCTTTCATCCATGCCCGGCGATATACCGCTACATGAAAAAGGCACTTATGTTTGCGCTGAAGGGCCTCGTTTCGAGACTGCCGCCGAAATAAAAATGTTCGCAATGCTCGGGGGAGACGTCGTTGGAATGACAAACGTTCCGGAATGCGTTCTCGCCAGAGAGCTTGGAATGTGTTACGCAGCCATAGCTGTCGTCACCAACTATGCCGCAGGTATATCAAAGACGCCGATAAGCCATGAAGAAGTGCTGGATGAGATGCGAAAGGTGGAGTGCGTATTACATGAATATGTGGTAGACAGGCTATTTAGCATTCCGGTTCACAGCAAATGCTCCTGCAGCATGGCAGCTAGCAGGATGTGCTAG